Genomic DNA from Theobroma cacao cultivar B97-61/B2 chromosome 3, Criollo_cocoa_genome_V2, whole genome shotgun sequence:
TCACCGGTTCCACCAATTACTGAGATATCCCTGGTCTTGTTCATCAATGGATCAGCCCCAGCAAAGTTTATGCTTCCCTTATGCTCGGTagaattgaaaacaaaagagaaccCCAACCAAGCAGTGAAAATCTCTTTCTTATCATAGAAATAAAAGCCTTGCGCACGACCAACTGGGGTTGAATGCAGATTGTTATCTAAGGTAATGGGATCATCAAACACAGCCAAATCTCCAAAATGGTTCTGTCCTGCCAAAAGGGTTCTATTGGCCCATTGCGGTGCACCTACGATGGCTGAAGTTGCGTTCTTTGCATTCTTGCCATTataaattatgtcatgaaAATAGAGCACCATGCTCTTACAAGGTTTCCTAGCGCGGATTTTTCGTGTTGTTGCAGCAGTAGATATGGAGAGGAGGGAGAGAAGGAAGAGAAGTAGCAGAAATCTCCTTGcttccattttcatttcagaGCAAGAAggttacaaaaaaaaaaaaaaaaaaaactatggaATCTGTGATAATATGCTTTGCATAAAAGTTGAGCTGCTTTATACAAGAGCTTTCAACTGCAAAACTTTTGGGTTACTCTGTTGGTTAATTAAATATGAAGAAACGATTGGCTTGAAAGTAATGATTGGATAGCAGTAACTTCCACCAAAAAGAGACAACCTTTATCCATTTAATCATTCTTCAGTCGGCACCCTAGGGGTTTAACTGATCGTTTTGATAGCTTCAGATCAAAGATTAACACAATTATTGGATGCTGTAGGGAGATTTGGTAGAGCAACATTAGTGTTCTTTctttatgaatgaaattatggAATCCTTGGACTTAGTTAGTTGACTGCAAGCTAAAGGATGTTACGGCGATAAATGGGCAATATGATCAGCGACAATGGAACCAAGTTCACagttattaatattttgagaatcgaacatatattaatttcaCTTTACAATTCATGTCACGCTAAATGTTTAAGAAAAcgtaaataaaattttttaatttcatattggagaaacaagagaattttaaaaagtttataaGTATTGATCCGGTAAATCTTTGTAAGttagttttttaaaaagatgATAACAATatattctaaaaataattttaaataaaaatatgataaaaagtattgtcaaattaaaattatttaatatttaatgtttctttttcttgtgtttttttcataatttgtaaattaaatttaagtaGCATTCTATTGCGTTACAATAGTAcattagttaatttttttcaccAAGAATTAGTTAGTCACCCCatctaattaaataatttttttccagCTGTCATAATGACCATATGTACTAGTGCAGCATGTATATAGGTGGAGGTTGGTAGTCTACCAAATGGTTCATTTGGGTGAAAAAGGGGGCATTTTGACTGAACATGTACCAGGAAATTAGCATTAATTTCCTGAGCTGATCAGTGATCATACATCCCCCTTGAAAGGCATAGGACTAGGGATTCGGTACCA
This window encodes:
- the LOC108661087 gene encoding disease resistance response protein 206-like: MKMEARRFLLLLFLLSLLSISTAATTRKIRARKPCKSMVLYFHDIIYNGKNAKNATSAIVGAPQWANRTLLAGQNHFGDLAVFDDPITLDNNLHSTPVGRAQGFYFYDKKEIFTAWLGFSFVFNSTEHKGSINFAGADPLMNKTRDISVIGGTGDFFMARGVATLMTDAFEGEVYFRLRTDIKLYECWQQV